One Buteo buteo chromosome 5, bButBut1.hap1.1, whole genome shotgun sequence DNA window includes the following coding sequences:
- the STK16 gene encoding serine/threonine-protein kinase 16 — protein MGDARRRAMTRGGAMGQALCVCSRGTVSLGGARYLVLHRLAEGGFSYVDLVEGLRDGRFYALKRILCHDKEDRQAALHEVEMHGLFDHPNILRLVAHCMVEKGAKHEAWLLLPYVKGGTLWREVEALREKGTFMPEQRILLILHGICSGLQAIHGKGYAHRDLKPTNVLLDEDDRPVLMDLGSMNRARIEVNSSQEAMAVQDWAAQRCTISYRAPELFTVPSQCVIDERTDIWSLGCVLYCMMFGEGPYDAVFQKGDSVALAVQNPIVVPPTTRYSAALQRLLSSMMTLNPQERPSISDILHQLDGLQPVPAGQDTTQI, from the exons ATGGGTGacgcgcggcggcgggcgatGACGCGGGGGGGGGCGATGGGGCAGGCGCTGTGCGTCTGCTCCCGCGGCACCGTCAGCCTGGGGGGCGCGCGGTACCTCGTGCTCCACCGCTTGGCAGAGGG GGGCTTCAGCTATGTGGACCTGGTGGAGGGGCTGCGGGACGGTCGCTTCTATGCCCTGAAGCGCATCCTGTGCCATGACAAGGAGGACCGCCAGGCTGCCCTGCACGAGGTGGAAATGCATGGCCTCTTTGACCACCCCAACATCCTGCGCCTGGTGGCCCACTGCATGGTGGAGAAGGGTGCCAAGCATGAAGCTTGGCTCCTCCTGCCCTATGTGAAG GGAGGGACCCTGTGGCGCGAGGTGGAAGCACTGCGAGAGAAAGGGACCTTCATGCCAGAGCAGCGgatcctcctcatcctccatGGCATCTGCAGCGGGCTGCAAGCCATCCATGGCAAGGGCTACGCACACAG GGACCTCAAGCCCACCAACGTGCTGCTGGATGAGGATGACCGGCCTGTGCTGATGGACCTGGGCTCCATGAACCGAGCTCGTATTGAAGTCAACAGCTCTCAGGAGGCCATGGCTGTGCAG GACTGGGCTGCCCAGCGCTGCACCATCTCCTACCGTGCCCCCGAGCTCTTCACGGTGCCAAGCCAGTGCGTCATAGACGAGCGCACAGATATCTGG TCCCTAGGCTGCGTGCTGTACTGCATGATGTTTGGAGAGGGCCCTTACGACGCCGTCTTCCAGAAGGGTGACAGTGTGGCTTTGGCGGTGCAGAATCCCATTGTCGTGCCCCCCACGACCAG GTACTCGGCTGCCTTGCAGCGCCTGCTCTCCTCCATGATGACGTTGAACCCCCAGGAGCGACCCAGCATAAGTGACATCCTCCACCAGCTGGATGGGCTGCAACCAGTGCCAGCGGGACAGGACACCACGCAGATCTGA
- the GLB1L gene encoding LOW QUALITY PROTEIN: beta-galactosidase-1-like protein (The sequence of the model RefSeq protein was modified relative to this genomic sequence to represent the inferred CDS: deleted 1 base in 1 codon), translating to MRSWPGDGGPELLTPYPTFPSPPAVLLFQLPALRTWRKRLALVEKDHVMVASTSPFVPNPGPAERPEKMGLPALALLLVARLLHTQASPPARSFQLDYEEDCFRKDGAPFRYISGSIHYARVPRPAWRDRLLKMYMSGLSAVQVYIPWNYHEPLPGVYDFAGDRDVEAFLDLTAELGLLVILRPGPYICAEWEMGGLPSWLLWKPDIILRSSDPAYLAAVDSWLHVLLPKIKPRLYQHGGNIISVQVENEYGSYYACDYGYLRHLLGSFRALLGSEVLLFTTDGTRAEELRCGTLQGLYATVDFGPGSNVTEAFGAQRQVEPKGPLVNSEYYTGWLDYWGEAHASTSSVRVARGLEDMLQLGASVNMYMFHGGTNFAYWSGADFKDQYKPVTTSYDYDAPLSEAGDPTEKLFAIRTVISKFQPLPVGPMPPATPKYAYGWVALRKYADLLDVLDVLCPSEPIQSQFPLTFEAIKQVHGFVLYRTQLPRDVLDPATLGAPPHSICDRGYVMLQKEYHGTLERDGQTALHVTGSTGDTLDVLLENMGRISFGANISDFKGLLGNLSLDSRPLRNWLIYPLAIDTAVQQGWPHAAPPKSSSGGRAGPAFYTGSFETPGIAWDTFVKFPGWSKGQLWINGFNLGRYWPLRGPQQTLFVPGSVLHVGRPNNITVLELEGAPSTPLLLFLDRPLFNRTLSRSTAATE from the exons ATGCGCAGCTGGCCCGGGGACGGGGGACCAGAGCTGCTCACCCCCTATCCCACGTTTCCCTCCCCgccagctgtgctgctgttccAGCTGCCTGCACTTAGGACCTGGAGGAAGCGCCTGGCGCTGGTGGAGAAGGATCATGTGATGGTGGCGTCCACGTCCCCCTTCGTCCCCAATCCCGGGCCTGCCGAGCGCCCGGAGAAG ATGGGGCTGcccgctctcgccctgctgctggtggcccGGCTCCTACACACGCAG GCCTCCCCCCCGGCGCGCTCCTTCCAGCTGGATTACGAGGAAGACTGTTTCCGCAAGGATGGTGCCCCTTTCCGCTACATCTCGGGCAGCATCCACTACGCCCGCGTCCCACGCCCCGCCTGGAGGGACCGGCTCCTCAAGATGTACATGAGCGGGCTCAGCGCCGTGCAGGT CTACATCCCCTGGAACTACCATGAGCCGCTGCCGGGGGTTTATGACTTTGCTGGGGACCGGGACGTGGAAGCCTTCCTGGACTTGACAGCCGAGCTGGGGCTTCTGGTGATCCTGCGGCCGGGACCCTACATCTGTGCGGAGTGGGAGATG GGTGGCCTACCCTCCTGGCTGCTGTGGAAACCAGACATCATCCTGCGCTCCTCTGACCCCG CCTACCTGGCAGCCGTGGACTCCTGGCTCCATGTCCTGCTTCCCAAGATCAAGCCACGGCTATACCAGCACGGAGGGAACATCATCAGTGTGCAG GTGGAGAACGAATATGGGAGCTACTACGCCTGCGACTATGGGTACCTGCGGCACCTGCTGGGCTCCTTTCGGGCGCTGCTAGGAAGCGaggtgctgctcttcaccaccgATGGCACACGGGCAGAGGAGCTGCGCTGCGGCACGCTGCAGGGCCTCTACGCCACCGTCGACTTTGGGCCAG GTTCCAATGTGACGGAGGCATTTGGTGCCCAGCGCCAGGTCGAGCCGAAGGGGCCCCTG GTGAACTCCGAGTACTACACGGGCTGGCTGGACTACTGGGGGGAAGCACACGCCAGCACCAGCTCTGTGCGGGTGGCCCGGGGGCTGGAGGacatgctgcagctgggagccagCGTCAACAT GTACATGTTCCACGGGGGGACGAACTTTGCCTACTGGAGCG GTGCTGACTTCAAGGACCAGTACAAACCAGTGACCACCAGCTACGACTACGATGCCCCCCTCTCGGAGGCAGGAGACCCCACCGAGAAGCTGTTTGCCATCCGCACGGTCATCAGCAAG TTCCAGCCCCTGCCAGTCGGTCCGATGCCACCTGCCACCCCCAAGTATGCCTATGGCTGGGTGGCCCTGCGGAAG TATGCCGACCTCCTGGATGTCTTGGATGTGCTGTGCCCCTCTGAGCCCATCCAGAGCCAGTTCCCCCTCACCTTTGAGGCCATAAAGCAG GTCCATGGCTTTGTGCTGTACCGCACACAGCTGCCCCGGGATGTCCTGGACCCAGCCACACTGGGCGCTCCTCCCCACAGCATCTGTGACCGTGGCTATGTGATGCTGCAGAAG GAGTACCATGGGACGCTGGAGCGGGACGGGCAGACAGCACTGCACGTGACGGGCAGTACTGGGGACACCCTGGATGTGCTCCTGGAGAACATGGGCAGGATCAGCTTCGGGGCCAACATCAGTGACTTCAAG GGCTTGCTGGGGAACCTCTCCTTGGACTCCAGGCCTCTCAGGAACTGGCTGATCTATCCCCTGGCCATAGACACTGCCGTCCAGCAGGGCTGGCCCCATGCTGCCCCGCCGAAATCAAGCAgtgggggcagagcagggccagcCTTCTACACTGGGAGCTTTGAGACCCCTGGCATCGCCTGGGACACCTTCGTGAAGTTCCCAGGTTGGAGCAAG GGCCAGCTGTGGATAAATGGCTTCAACCTGGGCCGGTACTGGCCTCTCCGTGGACCCCAGCAGACCCTCTTTGTGCCCGGCTCAGTACTGCACGTTGGCCGCCCCAACAACATCAcagtgctggagctggagggggcACCCTCTACCCCTCTCTTGCTCTTCCTTGACCGACCCCTTTTCAACAGGACCCTCAGCCGCAGCACTGCAGCCACAGAATAA
- the ANKZF1 gene encoding tRNA endonuclease ANKZF1 isoform X2, whose product MPAPESRSVFEAAQDHVLLHGLTLVTGAAADGWAAEPAPVSHEKPTGASSKEKAHGVPEVPERMCCSTCGQVFGSREEQTEHYRLDWHRFNLKQRLLGRPILPVEVFEEKTRAGDISSISGSDSESSDASSESELLPSTSDSPITPLVPRSHKVLLRNAKGQLISAYRCVLGIGKGGSEEPANLTASLQSLGASTCWVVLMMGGGHFAGAVFRGPQVQEHKTFHHYTVRARQGTAQGLRDAKTPGSAPRSAGASLRRYNEAALLKDVRDLLAAWAQHLKEAQRIFLRAPRHNRALLFGSRNPALSRGDPRICHIPLSTRRATLQEVLRVHATLASLQVYGKDTPLEDIIRSPRKGWQKRRQKAEVDPPQEDASAPEEEEEEEESLAGELETVEVTLGTLDLREFEVMPKRNRKRRKKRDKKVEKGPCAEETGCHGTQCGQPGLKLVMELQEEAETEPLPWGNRDPQTQLRDALFTACKTGDVGMLRHLLGVPESGGLPEDSEDGEGTQPLDMPRSLLNQPMDERGCTLLHVAAQAGKAEAVRLLLEAGADPALRDRQDRTPYCVSADKPTRNTFRKFMVDHPDKYDYSRAKVPGPLTQEMEAKKLEKKRAQKAQRKQREQAQREERQRWEQEQGEKQRFAALSDREKRALAAEQRLAAQRQDAGTTLANISRCWHCGESLLGRIPFHYLDFSFCSTACLQTHRRAQAGHT is encoded by the exons ATGCCGGCCCCGGAGAGCAGGTCGGTTTTCGAGGCCGCCCAGGACCACGTCCTCCTGCACGGGCTGACCCTCGTCACCGGAGCTGCTGCGGATGGGTGGGCCGCCGAGCCGGCACCAGTGAGCCACG AGAAACCCACAGGTGCCAGCAGCAAGGAGAAGGCCCATGGAGTCCCCGAGGTGCCGGAGCGGATGTGCTGTTCGACCTGCGGGCAGGTGTTCGGCAGCCGGGAGGAGCAG ACTGAGCACTACCGTCTTGACTGGCACCGCTTCAACTTGAAGCAGCGACTCCTGGGGCGCCCGATACTGCCAGTAGAAGTGTTTGAGGAGAAGACCCGTGCAG GTGACATTTCCAGCATCTCAGGGTCTGACTCAGAGAGCTCTGATGCAAGCAGTGAATCGGAGTTGCTGCCCTCTACCAGCGACAGTCCCATAACCCCTCTGGTTCCCCGATCCCACAAGGTGCTGCTCCGCAATGCGAAGGGCCAGCTCATCTCCGCCTACCGCTGCGTGCTGGGCATTGGGAAG GGTGGCAGTGAGGAGCCAGCGAACCTGACGGCATCGCTGCAGAGCCTTGGTGCGAGCACGTGCTGGGTTGTGCTAATGATGGGCGGCGGGCACTTCGCAGGAGCTGTGTTTCGTGG CCCCCAGGTGCAGGAGCACAAGACCTTCCACCACTACACGGTGCGAGCCCGGCAGGGCACAGCCCAGGGCCTACGGGATGCCAAGACCCCAGGATCAGCACCCAGGTCAGCTGGAGCCTCCCTGCGGCGTTATAATGAGGCCGCACTGCTCAAG gaTGTTCGGGAcctgctggcagcctgggcCCAGCACCTGAAGGAAGCTCAGCGCATATTTCTCCGGGCCCCACGCCACAACCGTGCTCTACTCTTTGGCAGCAGGAACCCGGCCCTTTCCCGGGGTGACCCTCGCATCTGCCATATCCCCCTCAGCACCCGCAGGGCCACCCTGCAGGAGGTGCTGCGAGTCCACGCCACACTGGCCAGCCTGCAGGTGTATG ggaaggacACGCCACTGGAGGACATCATTAGGTCCCCCCGGAAAGGCTGGCAGAAGAGGCGGCAGAAAGCAGAGGTAGATCCCCCGCAGGAGGATGCAAGTG CaccagaggaggaagaagaagaagaggaaagccTTGCAGGGGAACTGGAGACTGTGGAAGTGACACTAGGGACCTTGGACCTCCGGGAGTTTGAAGTGATGCCCAAGCGAAACcgcaaaaggaggaaaaagcgGGACAAGAAGGTGGAGAAAG GGCCCTGTGCCGAAGAGACAGGGTGCCATGGTACCCAGTGTGGGCAGCCTGGCCTGAAGCTGGTgatggagctgcaggaggaagctGAGACTGAGCCCCTTCCCTGGGGCAATA GAGACCCTCAGACCCAGCTCCGTGATGCCCTGTTCACTGCCTGCAAAACGGGGGATGTGGGGATGCTGCGGCACCTCCTGGGTGTGCCAGAGAGTGGGGGCCTGCCAGAGGACAGCGAGGATGGGGAGGGCACACAGCCCCTGGATATGCCCCGCTCCCTGCTCAACCAGCCCATGGATGAGCGTGGCTGCACCCTGCTTCAtgtggcagcacaggcagggaaggCTGAGGCTGTGCGCTTGCTGCTAGAGGCAGGGGCGGACCCTGCCCTCAG AGACAGGCAGGACAGAACCCCCTACTGCGTCTCTGCTGACAAACCAACCCGCAACACCTTCCGCAAGTTCATGGTGGACCATCCAGACAAGTACGACTACAGCCGTGCCAAG GTGCCAGGGCCCCTGACACAGGAGATGGAGGCCAAAAAGCTAGAGAAGAAGCGGGCACAGAAAGCCCAGCGGAAGCAGCGGGAGCAGGCGCAGCGGGAGGAGAGGCAGCGCTGGGAACAGGAACAGGGAGAGAAGCAGCGGTTCGCAGCCCTGTCCGACAGGGAGAAG AGGGCGCTGGCTGCCGAGCAGAGGCTGGCTGCGCAGCGGCAGGACGCTGGCACAACTCTTGCCAACATCAG CCGCTGCTGGCATTGTGGAGAGTCCCTGCTGGGCCGAATCCCTTTCCATTACCTTGACTTCTCCTTCTGCTCCACGGCCTGCCTGCAAACCCACCGCCGGGCCCAGGCTGGCCACACGTAA
- the ANKZF1 gene encoding tRNA endonuclease ANKZF1 isoform X1, whose protein sequence is MPAPESRSVFEAAQDHVLLHGLTLVTGAAADGWAAEPAPVSHEKPTGASSKEKAHGVPEVPERMCCSTCGQVFGSREEQTEHYRLDWHRFNLKQRLLGRPILPVEVFEEKTRAGDISSISGSDSESSDASSESELLPSTSDSPITPLVPRSHKVLLRNAKGQLISAYRCVLGIGKGGSEEPANLTASLQSLGASTCWVVLMMGGGHFAGAVFRGPQVQEHKTFHHYTVRARQGTAQGLRDAKTPGSAPRSAGASLRRYNEAALLKDVRDLLAAWAQHLKEAQRIFLRAPRHNRALLFGSRNPALSRGDPRICHIPLSTRRATLQEVLRVHATLASLQVYGKDTPLEDIIRSPRKGWQKRRQKAEVDPPQEDASAPVLSPPSAPEEEEEEEESLAGELETVEVTLGTLDLREFEVMPKRNRKRRKKRDKKVEKGPCAEETGCHGTQCGQPGLKLVMELQEEAETEPLPWGNRDPQTQLRDALFTACKTGDVGMLRHLLGVPESGGLPEDSEDGEGTQPLDMPRSLLNQPMDERGCTLLHVAAQAGKAEAVRLLLEAGADPALRDRQDRTPYCVSADKPTRNTFRKFMVDHPDKYDYSRAKVPGPLTQEMEAKKLEKKRAQKAQRKQREQAQREERQRWEQEQGEKQRFAALSDREKRALAAEQRLAAQRQDAGTTLANISRCWHCGESLLGRIPFHYLDFSFCSTACLQTHRRAQAGHT, encoded by the exons ATGCCGGCCCCGGAGAGCAGGTCGGTTTTCGAGGCCGCCCAGGACCACGTCCTCCTGCACGGGCTGACCCTCGTCACCGGAGCTGCTGCGGATGGGTGGGCCGCCGAGCCGGCACCAGTGAGCCACG AGAAACCCACAGGTGCCAGCAGCAAGGAGAAGGCCCATGGAGTCCCCGAGGTGCCGGAGCGGATGTGCTGTTCGACCTGCGGGCAGGTGTTCGGCAGCCGGGAGGAGCAG ACTGAGCACTACCGTCTTGACTGGCACCGCTTCAACTTGAAGCAGCGACTCCTGGGGCGCCCGATACTGCCAGTAGAAGTGTTTGAGGAGAAGACCCGTGCAG GTGACATTTCCAGCATCTCAGGGTCTGACTCAGAGAGCTCTGATGCAAGCAGTGAATCGGAGTTGCTGCCCTCTACCAGCGACAGTCCCATAACCCCTCTGGTTCCCCGATCCCACAAGGTGCTGCTCCGCAATGCGAAGGGCCAGCTCATCTCCGCCTACCGCTGCGTGCTGGGCATTGGGAAG GGTGGCAGTGAGGAGCCAGCGAACCTGACGGCATCGCTGCAGAGCCTTGGTGCGAGCACGTGCTGGGTTGTGCTAATGATGGGCGGCGGGCACTTCGCAGGAGCTGTGTTTCGTGG CCCCCAGGTGCAGGAGCACAAGACCTTCCACCACTACACGGTGCGAGCCCGGCAGGGCACAGCCCAGGGCCTACGGGATGCCAAGACCCCAGGATCAGCACCCAGGTCAGCTGGAGCCTCCCTGCGGCGTTATAATGAGGCCGCACTGCTCAAG gaTGTTCGGGAcctgctggcagcctgggcCCAGCACCTGAAGGAAGCTCAGCGCATATTTCTCCGGGCCCCACGCCACAACCGTGCTCTACTCTTTGGCAGCAGGAACCCGGCCCTTTCCCGGGGTGACCCTCGCATCTGCCATATCCCCCTCAGCACCCGCAGGGCCACCCTGCAGGAGGTGCTGCGAGTCCACGCCACACTGGCCAGCCTGCAGGTGTATG ggaaggacACGCCACTGGAGGACATCATTAGGTCCCCCCGGAAAGGCTGGCAGAAGAGGCGGCAGAAAGCAGAGGTAGATCCCCCGCAGGAGGATGCAAGTG CCCCTGTCTTATCACCCCCCTCAGCaccagaggaggaagaagaagaagaggaaagccTTGCAGGGGAACTGGAGACTGTGGAAGTGACACTAGGGACCTTGGACCTCCGGGAGTTTGAAGTGATGCCCAAGCGAAACcgcaaaaggaggaaaaagcgGGACAAGAAGGTGGAGAAAG GGCCCTGTGCCGAAGAGACAGGGTGCCATGGTACCCAGTGTGGGCAGCCTGGCCTGAAGCTGGTgatggagctgcaggaggaagctGAGACTGAGCCCCTTCCCTGGGGCAATA GAGACCCTCAGACCCAGCTCCGTGATGCCCTGTTCACTGCCTGCAAAACGGGGGATGTGGGGATGCTGCGGCACCTCCTGGGTGTGCCAGAGAGTGGGGGCCTGCCAGAGGACAGCGAGGATGGGGAGGGCACACAGCCCCTGGATATGCCCCGCTCCCTGCTCAACCAGCCCATGGATGAGCGTGGCTGCACCCTGCTTCAtgtggcagcacaggcagggaaggCTGAGGCTGTGCGCTTGCTGCTAGAGGCAGGGGCGGACCCTGCCCTCAG AGACAGGCAGGACAGAACCCCCTACTGCGTCTCTGCTGACAAACCAACCCGCAACACCTTCCGCAAGTTCATGGTGGACCATCCAGACAAGTACGACTACAGCCGTGCCAAG GTGCCAGGGCCCCTGACACAGGAGATGGAGGCCAAAAAGCTAGAGAAGAAGCGGGCACAGAAAGCCCAGCGGAAGCAGCGGGAGCAGGCGCAGCGGGAGGAGAGGCAGCGCTGGGAACAGGAACAGGGAGAGAAGCAGCGGTTCGCAGCCCTGTCCGACAGGGAGAAG AGGGCGCTGGCTGCCGAGCAGAGGCTGGCTGCGCAGCGGCAGGACGCTGGCACAACTCTTGCCAACATCAG CCGCTGCTGGCATTGTGGAGAGTCCCTGCTGGGCCGAATCCCTTTCCATTACCTTGACTTCTCCTTCTGCTCCACGGCCTGCCTGCAAACCCACCGCCGGGCCCAGGCTGGCCACACGTAA